TATTTGAGATGCATATAGAGGCCAAAGATAACGGCCCCATTCCGCTCTCCAGTCAGTGTAGAATAACAGTGGACATTATGGATATGAACGATAATTATCCGGAGATAACCATCAAatcactgaagaacactgtgAAAGAGGACACTCCTGTCGGCACAGTTATAGCTCTTGTAGGTGTAAGCGACAGAGACACGGGAGACAATGGAAAGGTTAATCTCACAATAAACCAAAATATCCCATTTACTCTAAATAAATCGTCTGACTATCACTACGAACTGCTAATATCGGAACCATTAGATCGAGAAATAACTCCAGAATATGACATTACTTTATTAGTGACAGACAGAGGAAATCcaccactgtctgacaatgaaaCTATAGTAGTGCACTTACTGGACGTTAATGATAACGCACCTCAGTTCCCACAGAGTTTCTATAGTATATCTGTTATGGAAAACAATCCTCCCGGGGCTTTATTGAGCTCCATAACTGCCCATGACCCAGATTTACATGAAAATCAGTATCTAGTTTATTTCATAATAGAAAAGGAAATAGTGAACACCTCCATGTCCATGCTGTTCTCCATTAATCCAGAGAATGGTAACCTTTACGCACTAAAGACGTTTGATTATGAGATAGAGAAGGAGTTTCTTTTCCATATTGAGGCCAGAGACTCTGGTGTTCCTCCACTCAGCAGTAACGTTACCGTCCACATTATTATCATGGACCAGAACGACAACACACCGGTTATAGTGTCTCCATGGCGCGCGCACGGCTCAGTGGTGGAAGAAAAAATACCGAGATCCACCGATAAAGGAACTCTGATAGCCAAAGTAATTGCTATAGACACAGACTCTGTACACAACTCCCGCGTTACGTACCAATTTCTCCAGAACACTGATGCTACATTATTCAGTTTGGACCAGTACAATGGAGAGATCCGGACCACCAGAATGTTCAGTTACAGAGACTCGCGCCACCAGCGGCTGGTGGTGATCGCCAAGGATAACGGAGagccctctctctctgctaCAGTCACCATCAAACTGTCCACGGTGGAGACGGCACTTAAAAGCTATGCTGAAATGACTGAAGTGCCTTTAGAATATGACATcttttcagatttaaacctgTATCTGGTAATCGGACTGGGCTCAGTGTCGTTTCTGTTACTGATCACCATATTGGTGACCATCGTGCTGAAGTGTCAGAAACCGAAACCCAGTAAAGCTGTTCCTCCCTGTAGGAACAGTGTGATCAGTGAGAGGAACTCTACCATTGCAGATTCCACTCTGGTCTCCAACGATGCCTACTGGTACAGTTTGTTTCTAGCAGAAACCAGGAAAGGAAAGCTTGTAGTTAGACAACCTGTGCCAAAAGGACAGAGATACATTGTGTCCAGTATACCGAGGAGCACAGGAATGACCGAGACTAGTGACTCAGCTGCGTCTACTCTACAGGTAAGGTAGTAAATATTGGCATACACCCACATGCATTTCACAATTCATTACACAACATTGCATTTTTTTACACAAGGCATACCAGTGTCACGCTATTTTTAACATGAgtgaaaaaaacatgcaaacataGGCAAATTGGTCGCATCCAGAGGGCAAACTGAATCTCAAGCTTGTTGTGTAACACAAAGCATTTAATTGAATAGGCAAGACATATCAAACCTATTAGAGGCATGTGGACCAGCtaattgttgtgtgtttttgaagGAAGGTAGGTGTTTAGCTAACACTGGTGAAAATGTTAGTTTTTTATGACTATTAAATAGATAAGTGATTATTGTGAGTGCTTACTGATTCTTTCAAAAttatttccataaaaaaaattacctaCAAGTTTAAAAAGAGTTTTTTCTTTACGAAATTCCCCctatttgtatttaaatattcCGATTTGAAATGTGTCTTTTGGCGTGTGCACAAAGTGGCGCTGTATTCCAGAAAATCACAGGGGCTGTTCACTGGGCGTATGTGCCTGTCGCCATCACAGTTATCACTGAGCGATCAGAACGAGCATCGTGTGCTTAAAAGGATTTCTCACTAATTACTGAAACCCCGCATTAAGCAGtcttttattttctcaaaaCACGAAATTATTTAGCAACATCTATTTCGTCCCCTTATTGGAGTTTGAGGTCTTGTGTGGAAGTCATTGATTTTGCTGGAACAAAACGATAAAAGGAGACAATGGGGGTTCATGTGAACGCGCGGTGCTGGAGAAGGTACGTCTCGGTGGTTATTTTATTCTCTGCCATGATTCACACGTCGTGTACTGTAACTCACTATTCTATCCCTGAAGAGATGGAGGAAGGATCCGTGGTTGCAAATTTAGCCACCGATTTAGGACTAGATTTAGATACTTTGATTAAACGGAAGGTTCGATTAGATGTTATTGCTAATAAGAAATATCTCgacataaa
The genomic region above belongs to Ictalurus punctatus breed USDA103 chromosome 14, Coco_2.0, whole genome shotgun sequence and contains:
- the LOC108274581 gene encoding protocadherin alpha-C2, whose translation is MMKTTGIISWVTLFFVFSETWRAALSVTRYSIPEEMDRGSIVANLASDLGLDVTGLAQREVKLDTVHKKYLEINKKTGELYIAEKMDRESLCQGKTSCFIKLDVIIKNPLRIFNIELEITDINDNAPHFRMDRVELDVSESASPGERFSLPNAQDPDVGANSVNTYKISDSDHFTIDIHSGSDGTKYVDMVLMKALDREAQPIHNLILTAVDGGVPARSGTANIIVRVLDTNDNAPQFDRSVYTVKMSENSPIGTLVTKLNATDTDEGSNAEITYSFTLYTSEKTQDMFNLNSKTGEITAKGTIDFEDMKIFEMHIEAKDNGPIPLSSQCRITVDIMDMNDNYPEITIKSLKNTVKEDTPVGTVIALVGVSDRDTGDNGKVNLTINQNIPFTLNKSSDYHYELLISEPLDREITPEYDITLLVTDRGNPPLSDNETIVVHLLDVNDNAPQFPQSFYSISVMENNPPGALLSSITAHDPDLHENQYLVYFIIEKEIVNTSMSMLFSINPENGNLYALKTFDYEIEKEFLFHIEARDSGVPPLSSNVTVHIIIMDQNDNTPVIVSPWRAHGSVVEEKIPRSTDKGTLIAKVIAIDTDSVHNSRVTYQFLQNTDATLFSLDQYNGEIRTTRMFSYRDSRHQRLVVIAKDNGEPSLSATVTIKLSTVETALKSYAEMTEVPLEYDIFSDLNLYLVIGLGSVSFLLLITILVTIVLKCQKPKPSKAVPPCRNSVISERNSTIADSTLVSNDAYWYSLFLAETRKGKLVVRQPVPKGQRYIVSSIPRSTGMTETSDSAASTLQVR